tactatacatactggcggtaaccagggttttccaaaagaacattctATACATACTGGTGATAGCCAGGGTTTTCGTACTTGTAAATCAATGTAAAAAACTCAACATTAGAAactattggattttcttggaagaaTATAAACATTTTTATCGATTCATTaacaattttcatttcaaaaacatgcttatgaactcaccaacttttatgctgatactctcttttcaaaacctcttgtattctcaggaaatcagtagacatgtACCTCGAcagacttttgagaagacggagcatatagagCCTCGTCTTTATTTTTctacttttgatgtatataaatatgaatcAGACAGATGTaaatacctatatatatatatatatatatatatatatattcaatgtagtgattgtgtttactttgattactatggtgcaatttttgtgatactacatatgacgtcatccacccccgaatctttccgttgttccggtttgggggtgtggcaCCAGAAAAATATATTGCATCCATTTGCATTGTCATCAGCAACCAGGGACGTGAATTTAGTTGTATCATTTTTGTCCAGTTCTATCTTAACAAAAACTTGATTCAGAACAGTTTGGACTTTCGAAAAAACAGTTgctttttctttcaaaacatttgaACCTTTGTTTTGAACAATTAAGAAATTCAATTgagttttcagaaatcagatttttctTAGGTTTATTAGCATTTTGCACAAAAGTAGAAAAATCAATTCCATCCTcaacaaaaatttcactcatatcactttTATCAATACCAGAAACGTTTTTGGAATCAAAAGTATTTTCTAAATTTAATTTCTTGCATAATGAGTCATATTTTTGCATTGTACTTAATATGATTTGTTCTTTATCTTTTTCAttcaacattttttttaacatgtttttgtggtctttggactgtaCGTATTTTTCGATTTTCACAAGTCCAGCCCAGTATGAATTATAAATGTCATCTAATGAAACAATAGATTCGCAATTATAACagtcagcatcgatttcatcctctttcAATTCAATAAAGGCTAAAATAATTTTATACAGAcctttccctatttcacaatccaactGCAATTGAGTAATAATCAAATATAAACACttcgcaattaaacaaaaaatgttcctttgtttcaaaagttgaCGACTATCTCTTCTAAGATAAATGACATCATCACGTAACCTAGTATGGTCTAATTCCAAAGCCTCTATTATTAATCTTATCTCTTCACTTTTAAATGTAATGTTGTTAAGTTGATAAGTCTGATTAGAATTATTGAGATGAGTTCGTTTTAAGCTATCACTAAAATTTGAAATAGTGTATTTTAAAACGTCTAGTTCAGAATCATAACGAGAGATAGGAATGTTATGAGATTTGAGTACAGAGTGTACCTTATCGACCAATTTCTCGTATTCTCTCACTTGCTCTGACATAGTCTTCGCAGCAAAACAACTTTCAGAAGCTCGACCACCATCAATAGTACACCCACTTTGTTCCAAAACTCTGTTATGAACCATTAAGCACTTACCTTCGTATCCCCGCACTTCTGACTTTGCAACAAAACACCCTCCATGTATGGGTTTCCTGACCTCGTCATCTTTCGAGTCTGTAGACCACACCTCAACTTGTCCGTCATAATCACTTCCTTCCAGAACAATCAATGTCGTCCGTCATAATCACTTCCTTCCAGAACAATCAATGTCGGCTTCGCATTTGGCACATTCCTTTTCTGAAGCTCCTCTATCTTCTATAATTAATAGGCTTCAACCTTTTCATTTTCACTCTTCTCATTTTTCTTTCTCAACATGCACTCCTTCGCAAAGTGATTCTTGCCATGACAGTAATTACAATGATAACTCGAATCACCCACcagcttcttttctttcttttcattGTCATTCCCTGAGTTCTTGAAAACTCATCCCCAGGCTTCTCTAAACTTGAATTACCTTGCATGTACTTATTTCTGTAGCGAGAAAGTTCTTCTTATAGAAATTTTTGGGATTAGACACCAAAAGAGCCTTGTCTTCTTTTGAGATTTCACTTTCCGAAAGGTCTGATTCAGAATCTTCTTCAGCAGTCTTCTTTCCCTTTGCAACCAACGCCAAGGATCCCATGCTTGATACAACTTTCATTTCCTTTGTTACTTCTTCTTCGTGTGATCTCAAAATGCCCACGAGTTTGGCCAACGTATAGCTCTTAAATTCTTCGTGTGCCTTCACTGTAGAAACAAAAGCCTTCCATTCGGATCTGAGtccattcataaatgtgactttttgtTCAATTATTTCATGCTTGAGATTGTTCTTAACCATCCTGCTTAACAAGTGATTGAAGCGATTGAACGTCTGATCCAGTTTCTCTTCATACTTTTGTACAAATGCTCCAAATTCTGATAGGAGCATTGTTTGCACGGAATGTTCCAAATCAGCATCACTGGAGTATAACTCCTTCAACCTATCCCAAATAGCTTTAGCAGTTTCACATGCACTCACAAGACAAAAAATGTCTTGAGGAAGAGCAATTCGAATGATTCTCATTGCTTTTATATTACTCATCAGTTTATCCTTCTCATCTTGTGGAACAGTGTGTTCAACAAGAGTTTTGATTTGCATTTTGGTatccatatgtttgtatgtttcttgtgTAATTGCATGCCATATTGTGGAACCGTAATCTTCTAATCcaagaacataatcttcaaagtggagTGCCCAAACTTCATAATCGTTTGGAAACAAAATTGGAATCCTTATCGTTGATCCAATACTGCTTGAGAGATTGAATGAAAGAGAGTGAGGATCTTTGTGAGCCATCTTATCAAGAATTCatagaaataaaaatagaaccaGATGTGTAAAACATGAATCGAGTTCAAAGGGTAAAACTTAAGATCTAGATTTTGAATCTACAATCGATTGAGACAACAAGAACAGATCTAAGTTGAAGGTAAAACCCTAGCAAAACTCAACAGAATAATAGCAAATTAATTCCATCTCCTtttttgataccaattgttagaataaTAAATAAGATCGAAAGATTCTATAATAATGATGTGAATTAAAGACAAGAACAATGTAGATCAAACGTGTGTTGAATGCTTAGATTAAAGGGCTCTTGAAGAGTTCTCAAGAACTTCTCTATAAGAGCGTACGCTAATTAGGGTTACAACACGTTAACCCTAAAGGTACATGCATGCACAATATTTATAGTCTAAGCTACTAAGCAGATCTGAtaatggacaggcccaaaccggaataaaTAAGACTATACTAGCACATATTTGACACAACATTACTAAACCCAAAAATGATCTATTGTACTCTATTAAGAAGCTCTATCACATCTGAGtcgaggaaaccaaacgtatcaaacgCAAATGATATGAACACGTGTATCCCCTCTCATTGGCTTGAGgggttgattttttatttttggatGGGTTGGAGGGAAACATGCCTGTGTGGACCTTACAAGGGTATCCCTTCTCGTAGGCTTGAGGTCTGGGGGTGACAAGGCGGCACAAGCTACTTTAAAAGCTGCTACATGCAAGGTCACAAAACATGAGAaatcgtgcatggaaaatcaacacgtgttcataccagTTGCGAATAATCAATTGCATCAAGTTATAGTTaatgtgacccattagtatcatatgttaattagaaatatcattttaatatgactcttgagcatacaggatctttcaatctcccacttgcacaagactcaTATTAGATTGATGTAAATAGCAATGAACGTCTAACAACATTTCAATGCCTCTAACAACATATGAATTTGTGTCATTCTATCAACATCCAATTCCCTAAAAGCTCAAAGATataattggtgtataaggtaagttatcagttatccctttgtcACAGACATCATGTTGAGCATGAGGTACATATCTCAATCAATATCATTTGGTGTTCAACTTTGGGTAAGGCGTCTTAGATATCTAACTCTCAAcatataagaggaacaaatcccatcttgactacataagcctttTGTGTAGTTCATAATATACCTaaaaatgaattttataactacCCGGTTAAGGATCATCATTTGACCATATCTATGCACAACACTCATTACACATAAGTCCCACGATGTATCTAaagtgttaaggatacaaagatagcaccttttaatcaagtatcactcaTGATTGTGATCCATGATGTGATCTTGATGCAGGTCAGTTCAATACCAGTTCTATGACAAGTACCTATGTATCTTGATTACAACCACTTGCCTGCTTTCATCTGGTGAGAGTCAACTAATCCAATTCATATTCTTattacttcataattgctcccacaattCTAACTGACTATGAccttttagaataataagattattcatggattaaacttgttaatatagaacacaacacaTATTAATGAGATGATCATATCCTAGTATATCGAgacattatctaatagttgttgtcacaatgttccaatatccaaatactaaatccaaatcaaaatcccattTCTTGAATAATAAAGTCTTAGATCTGAAGTATGACTATTCATACTTAGCTTAAAAGAATGACTTTATTAATAAGTCTGACTATAACACTCACagatttgggctagtcaatttagagacaataacaatcaaaaatgactttttgatggaagattatttagaaggaataatcttaaccaagttatattatatgtcacaaaggttctgtacatataaagaacgatgaaatccgagttataacgaagaatttaCAGCTCGTCGATgttttacggctaaaccggcaaagcaccgcgtaacgtaaaagtgaattttttgtaaactactttttagaattagagatctaaatgaaagttgtattatacgttaaaccgagagcgtgcataaaaagaacgtcaaaatctgacttcgtatgaggaagttatggtttttctaagattttgcatagtagtgcacaacccTGAATTCGAATTTTAAATCAATCAatatttagccgaaacaacctaaatgagaattgaagatctcattaataggattttaacgataaaaagacaataaaaaaacggagtctgtatgtaaaagttatgaattttacacggtcgttaacaatgtaatcttctcatactgttaaatttaaaatcggtcgagaattagccgacggattgTAAACGAacgttgtagagtacgtctctacttacgcgtggatataaagaacgtaaaaaacggagctcgtatgcgaaagttatggaatttagaagtcggaatgGTGCTGCTGCGAGAGGGGTGACATGACTTAATCTGGACCATTGCTTTCTCCCTAAGCCTTGCCACCAGAAGGTGACATGTgacaccaactcgacgagtagtttcAAAATTCCTCATATAAATAGAATGTGAGAGTGCCTTCATTTCTCACACAAAAAACCcattctctctctccctctctctccctctctctttaAATTCTCTCTAAttaagcctcccaaaaccgtcccAAAGCCCTAGTAACCTGAAGGTGCTAGAAGAAAGCCACAGAGCGCCCGAAGGCTCCGAaaaaaagagcttttcggctcggaagttctgcccccgcagattccggttcctcgctaaacccctgtaagttgagttatgcttaccttactttaagtataacttatgtttaaatttattatcgttattatgaacctataaacaagatttattagtgattccaagtcattatactgcttgatctacttatgggtatgatgtctaggttgtgatttagtgatGTGTTTAaattgggatttccaaacagtatacttcatataccaaacggaccctacctccgatatgatcctacctggttgttccttacttgatagattatGAAAGTACACTTTGAGTTAATGGTGAATTTGggctaataattagtcgcaataaagattagactaaaacttagcgataataatgctaggttccGTCGAAGGAAAATACaatcgttagaagcgaagcgttgcccgagtttggaatcatcactttaacaagtgagtgcatggttactttcatcttacacatagatatgaattatttaatataaattacgtgctatgtgtgtatattatctgtgttcttgatatctatgatggatgaacaaaatatacatgttttacttgatttaaattgtatacatattttataccTCTAATTATGACGGCTAAAATGGGTAACTTAAATATGAGATAAATGATGAAAGATGAAAAAtgatatagatgaacattggtAGCTTTGGACTTAGTTTATGATAGATAAACCATGGCAGCTGTATGGACTTAGTGTCAAATAGATAAACCcgacagctatggatttagtggcTGATAGATAAACCCTGAaaactatggagttagtgccaaATAGATAAactcggcagctatggacttagttcctTACAAATGAACGTTGACCGCTATGGATTTGTGCCCTATAAATGgatattggcagctatggacttagtgcctaacatataacatcgacaactatggacttagtgcctcttAGATGATCCATGACATCGATGGATTTCATGCCtgttccttaggaatgaatgaataaaaaaataaatgattcttagggtagatccttaagaataaagaagataatggggatgagttaTTGGGTTAATTATTTGATGATAAAACACAATAActctattattgtgggttgaaaaccctatgtactcaacatgttttccaacctgacccactcagtttatttctATCACAGTTAACGATACGAAgccacattacattgagagattaaaggagatgtaaatgactagtgtaattgaatgtaaggtctgtttatgcttatgtatatgtattgacgatgacatcccaatgttttaaaatgaataaaatacatttctatggaaatactttgataatgtatttatcatgtttttctgggaaaaaattccgcaataatattctttaaaaatggatactctgattttcaaataagcataaataaattttttaaaatgaccgtgaatttggggatatcacagttggtatcagagcattagtttaagcgaactaggaataaggatttatttctagaattaaacttagaatgttaagcgatgatcgtgatgagtgtgtctaatataatttaggaagtacacctgaatagacacgacCACTAGCTCATTTAGGGAATATGCTTAAATTGCTTTAtctgctaaatgatttgtgatgctttatgatgccattatttgatcggatctatggtctgttgccgaccggatttggaaattttatgtgttgagatttctaaatgtttaattatgatattagaactggcatataacttttcgaaGTAATAAGGAGGAATACACGTGTAAACCTTcttctatctatattctcgtctcgatacaccGAACGC
The genomic region above belongs to Lactuca sativa cultivar Salinas chromosome 4, Lsat_Salinas_v11, whole genome shotgun sequence and contains:
- the LOC128133449 gene encoding uncharacterized protein LOC128133449, which encodes MAHKDPHSLSFNLSSSIGSTIRIPILFPNDYEVWALHFEDYVLGLEDYGSTIWHAITQETYKHMDTKMQIKTLVEHTVPQDEKDKLMSNIKAMRIIRIALPQDIFCLVSACETAKAIWDRLKELYSSDADLEHSVQTMLLSEFGAFVQKYEEKLDQTFNRFNHLLSRMVKNNLKHEIIEQKVTFMNGLRSEWKAFVSTVKAHEEFKSYTLAKLVGILRSHEEEVTKEMKVVSSMGSLALVAKGKKTAEEDSESDLSESEISKEDKALLVSNPKNFYKKNFLATEISTCKLDCEIGKGLYKIILAFIELKEDEIDADCYNCESIVSLDDIYNSYWAGLVKIEKYVQSKDHKNMLKKMLNEKDKEQIILSTMQKYDSLCKKLNLENTFDSKNVSGIDKSDMSEIFVEDGIDFSTFVQNANKPKKNLISENSIEFLNCSKQRFKCFERKSNCFFESPNCSESSFC